A region from the Microcella frigidaquae genome encodes:
- a CDS encoding glycosyltransferase, with protein sequence MRVALVAETFLPQMNGVVGSVLHAVAHLRERGDEVLIIAPRHAGAPESVSVSGARVERVPSAALPGYRDLRLGLASVPRMTAVLRDFAPDVVHLASPFLLGWQALRAAEQCDLPVVAVYQTDVPSYAERYGVPGLATAFTRHVVRLHERASITLAPSSAAIDWLRDQGVPRVRLWGRGVDGTRFHPLRRSEPWRRALAPGGELLIGYVGRLAPEKQVRDLAAIASIPGTRLVIIGDGPERAALEQLLPGAAFLGFLQGEELARAVASLDVFVHPGEHETFCQTVQEALASGVPVVATGRGGPVDLVDSSRTGWLYRPGDLVDLRDRVLDLVGDDRKRAAFALAARDAVAHRTWHSLGEQLRQHHADARREHGRRPAPAPGLAKGDPAA encoded by the coding sequence GTGAGAGTCGCCCTGGTCGCAGAGACGTTCCTTCCCCAGATGAACGGCGTGGTCGGGTCGGTGCTACACGCCGTCGCCCACCTGCGCGAGCGGGGCGACGAGGTGCTGATCATCGCCCCCCGCCACGCCGGCGCCCCCGAGTCGGTCTCCGTTTCGGGCGCGCGCGTCGAACGCGTGCCCTCGGCGGCGCTGCCCGGCTACCGCGACCTGCGCCTCGGTCTCGCGAGCGTGCCGCGGATGACCGCGGTGCTGCGCGACTTCGCCCCCGACGTCGTGCACCTCGCCTCGCCGTTCCTGCTCGGCTGGCAGGCGCTGCGCGCTGCCGAGCAGTGCGATCTGCCGGTGGTCGCCGTCTACCAGACCGATGTGCCGTCGTACGCCGAGCGCTACGGGGTGCCGGGTCTCGCGACCGCCTTCACCCGGCACGTCGTGCGGCTGCACGAGCGGGCGAGCATCACGCTCGCGCCGTCGAGCGCGGCGATCGACTGGCTGCGCGATCAGGGGGTGCCGCGCGTGCGCCTCTGGGGGCGCGGCGTCGACGGCACGCGCTTCCACCCGCTGCGCCGCAGCGAGCCCTGGCGGCGTGCGCTGGCCCCCGGCGGGGAGCTTCTGATCGGCTACGTCGGGCGGCTCGCGCCGGAGAAGCAGGTGCGCGACCTCGCGGCCATTGCGAGCATCCCGGGTACCCGTCTGGTGATCATCGGCGACGGCCCGGAGCGCGCCGCCCTCGAGCAGCTGCTGCCGGGGGCTGCCTTCCTCGGATTCCTGCAGGGGGAGGAGCTGGCGCGTGCTGTCGCCAGCCTCGACGTGTTCGTGCATCCCGGCGAGCACGAGACCTTCTGCCAGACCGTGCAGGAGGCGCTTGCGAGCGGGGTTCCGGTGGTGGCGACCGGGCGCGGCGGCCCGGTCGACCTGGTCGACAGCAGCCGCACCGGCTGGCTGTACCGGCCCGGAGACCTCGTCGACCTGCGGGATCGCGTGCTGGACCTCGTCGGGGACGACCGCAAACGGGCCGCGTTCGCGCTGGCCGCGCGCGACGCGGTGGCCCACCGGACCTGGCACAGCCTCGGGGAGCAGCTGCGGCAGCACCACGCCGACGCGCGCCGCGAGCACGGCCGGCGACCGGCCCCGGCTCCCGGTTTGGCCAAAGGGGATCCTGCCGCGTAG
- a CDS encoding LysE family translocator, translated as MQLEIWLVFALAALGLSLTPGPNGLLALTHGAIYGVRRTVFTVLGGAVGFAVVIAVSMFGIGALLTAVPEVLTVLKWVGGAYLVFLGIQVWRAPAITVATDGDRPTASSWSLWQQGFLAAVTNPKGILFFVAFLPQFIDPAGDLAVQFAAMAGTFIAIEIVFELTVAALSQTLQPLLARAGRWFNRVTGGFFVLIGVLLPWQV; from the coding sequence ATGCAGCTCGAGATCTGGCTCGTCTTCGCCCTCGCCGCACTCGGGCTGTCGCTGACGCCGGGGCCGAACGGGCTGCTCGCGCTGACCCATGGCGCGATCTACGGGGTGCGGCGCACGGTGTTCACGGTGCTGGGCGGCGCGGTCGGGTTCGCGGTCGTCATCGCCGTGTCGATGTTCGGCATCGGGGCGCTGCTGACGGCGGTGCCCGAGGTGCTCACCGTGCTCAAGTGGGTGGGTGGTGCCTACCTGGTGTTCCTCGGCATCCAGGTCTGGCGGGCGCCGGCGATCACGGTGGCGACCGACGGAGACCGGCCGACGGCGTCGTCGTGGTCGCTCTGGCAGCAGGGCTTCCTCGCCGCGGTCACCAACCCCAAGGGCATCCTGTTCTTCGTCGCCTTCCTGCCCCAGTTCATCGACCCGGCCGGCGACCTCGCCGTGCAGTTCGCCGCCATGGCGGGCACCTTCATCGCAATCGAGATCGTCTTCGAGTTGACGGTCGCCGCGCTGTCGCAGACGCTGCAGCCCTTGCTCGCCCGCGCCGGACGCTGGTTCAACCGCGTGACGGGCGGATTCTTCGTGCTGATCGGCGTGCTGCTGCCCTGGCAGGTGTGA